A single region of the Candidatus Zymogenus saltonus genome encodes:
- a CDS encoding protein-L-isoaspartate(D-aspartate) O-methyltransferase, whose amino-acid sequence MDKDKYYGQRKNMVVNQIKARGVTDERVLSAMMAVPRHKFIPKELVDKAYGDYPLPIEQGQTISQPYIVAVMTELLKLKTNSKVLEIGTGSGYQAAILSLIAAEVYTIEIKRLLADKAEKRLLRLGYHNVKVRASDGYYGWEYAAPFDAIVVTCAANHIPPPLLRQLKDGGRLVIPLGSTEYFQTLTLVTRDGDDYKVRHLMSVRFVPMTGEAQRR is encoded by the coding sequence ATGGATAAGGATAAATATTACGGCCAGCGAAAGAACATGGTCGTAAACCAGATAAAGGCCCGGGGAGTTACGGATGAGAGGGTCCTCTCGGCCATGATGGCCGTTCCGAGGCACAAGTTCATCCCAAAGGAGCTGGTCGATAAAGCCTATGGGGATTATCCCCTTCCCATCGAGCAGGGACAGACAATCTCCCAGCCCTATATCGTTGCAGTGATGACGGAGCTTCTGAAGCTCAAAACCAACTCAAAGGTCCTGGAGATAGGGACTGGTTCAGGTTATCAGGCGGCGATCCTCTCGCTTATAGCGGCGGAGGTCTACACAATCGAGATAAAACGGCTCCTGGCGGACAAGGCGGAGAAGAGGCTCCTTAGACTCGGATACCACAACGTTAAGGTCAGGGCCAGCGACGGCTACTACGGCTGGGAGTACGCGGCCCCCTTTGACGCGATTGTCGTTACATGCGCCGCAAACCACATTCCTCCTCCCCTCCTGAGGCAGCTCAAGGACGGCGGAAGGCTCGTCATCCCCCTGGGGAGCACGGAGTATTTTCAGACCCTGACACTCGTGACCAGAGACGGTGATGATTACAAAGTTCGGCACCTGATGTCCGTTCGCTTCGTCCCGATGACAGGCGAGGCCCAGAGGCGGTAG
- a CDS encoding Rieske 2Fe-2S domain-containing protein: protein MVDEKVDDKIDEKGITRRDFVICGAVSAGATVCLCGISGCSTFTGVGKTPPIDSEAYTVEEGPEVVVNLDKTPDLSIVGGSVKIIDSRLLDALIIARVGENEYVAASIHCTHRGVELEYHHDKKQFICSSAGSSAFDLKGNRIMGPAEKNLRIYNVRLDGNLLKIDLRG, encoded by the coding sequence ATGGTTGATGAGAAGGTCGATGATAAGATCGATGAGAAAGGAATAACGAGGAGGGATTTCGTTATATGCGGCGCGGTGTCGGCCGGGGCTACGGTCTGCCTCTGCGGGATCTCCGGCTGTTCCACCTTTACGGGCGTGGGCAAAACGCCGCCGATAGACAGCGAAGCCTATACCGTCGAGGAGGGGCCGGAGGTCGTTGTCAATCTCGACAAAACCCCCGACCTCAGCATTGTGGGCGGGTCGGTGAAGATAATCGATTCGAGGCTTCTTGACGCTCTGATTATCGCAAGGGTGGGGGAGAATGAATACGTTGCGGCTTCGATTCACTGCACCCACCGCGGCGTGGAGCTGGAATATCACCACGACAAGAAGCAGTTCATCTGCTCCAGCGCCGGGTCCAGCGCCTTCGATCTCAAGGGGAACAGGATCATGGGCCCAGCGGAAAAAAACCTCAGGATATACAATGTCAGACTCGACGGGAACCTATTGAAGATTGATTTGAGGGGTTAG
- a CDS encoding FHA domain-containing protein: MSSKTRVVDGGGSEGSVPKPSGAKKPASGSGFFLKLLSGSAQGDLFPIDSPEISIGRGPQNNILLNDLEVSRNHAMIVSEKEGFFIHDLGSSNGTFVSGKKVKTALLSPGDEIRMGGVILRFVDDPDRDYSNINRRPAPAPGRVSTAPERVTFDSYEIIEEIGVGGYSTVYRAKLVPGGGFAAVKIPHRDIIAEPENLERIKREGELGIKLNHKNIMRIYGMVMDGKVPHLVMELLEGSSLNELIYKKRGPLDLKFTLDVASQTLSALDYAHGLNIVHRDLKPANLMLMRNGIVKVMDFGIARITTKRTITSLGTIIGTPYYMSPQQARGDRVDHRSDLYSMGVILFEMATGRPPFEGDHLAVLNKHIQENPPAPSSINRNIPEYLEAVILKAMRKNPGDRFSSASEMARELMLATIRREAPPPRKQPAGGGAKDISGGGYLTVISVEAKGVVIRLGVDPVRIGRSPENDIALNYDAKASRRHAMIKVDNGRYVIEDLGSKNGTTVNGKPVTRIPLSQGDKIQIGRTTFVFGQ, translated from the coding sequence ATGTCCAGCAAGACCAGGGTGGTAGACGGCGGGGGGAGCGAAGGCTCCGTCCCGAAACCCTCGGGGGCAAAAAAGCCGGCCTCAGGCTCGGGCTTTTTCTTAAAGCTCCTGTCAGGCTCGGCCCAGGGCGACCTCTTTCCCATAGACAGCCCAGAGATCTCAATCGGGCGAGGCCCGCAAAACAATATTTTATTAAACGATCTCGAGGTCAGCAGAAACCACGCGATGATCGTGAGTGAGAAGGAGGGATTCTTCATCCACGATCTCGGCTCTTCCAACGGGACGTTCGTTTCCGGCAAGAAGGTAAAGACGGCCCTCTTGAGTCCCGGAGACGAGATAAGGATGGGGGGGGTGATCCTCCGGTTTGTCGACGACCCCGACCGTGACTACTCGAATATTAATAGGCGCCCGGCACCGGCCCCGGGGAGGGTTTCCACCGCCCCGGAGAGGGTGACGTTTGACTCCTATGAGATAATCGAGGAGATAGGGGTGGGGGGATACTCCACGGTGTATCGGGCGAAGCTTGTTCCCGGGGGCGGCTTTGCGGCGGTGAAAATCCCCCATCGGGATATAATAGCGGAGCCGGAAAACCTCGAGCGGATAAAGAGGGAGGGAGAACTCGGGATAAAGCTCAATCACAAGAACATCATGCGGATTTACGGGATGGTTATGGACGGGAAGGTCCCGCACCTGGTCATGGAGCTGTTGGAGGGCTCTTCGCTAAACGAGCTGATATACAAAAAGAGGGGGCCCCTCGACCTGAAGTTCACCCTCGACGTTGCGTCCCAGACCCTTTCCGCCCTCGACTATGCCCACGGCCTGAACATAGTGCATAGGGATCTGAAACCCGCAAACCTGATGTTGATGAGAAACGGGATCGTCAAGGTGATGGACTTCGGGATAGCGAGGATAACCACAAAGAGGACCATCACCTCCCTTGGGACGATAATTGGAACGCCTTATTACATGTCGCCCCAGCAGGCGAGGGGGGACAGGGTCGATCACCGCTCCGATCTCTACTCCATGGGCGTAATACTCTTCGAGATGGCCACCGGAAGGCCCCCCTTCGAGGGGGACCACCTGGCCGTCTTGAACAAGCACATCCAGGAAAATCCCCCGGCCCCGAGCTCGATAAACAGGAATATCCCGGAGTATCTCGAGGCGGTGATATTAAAGGCGATGCGGAAAAATCCCGGGGATCGTTTCTCGAGCGCCTCGGAGATGGCAAGGGAGCTTATGCTGGCGACCATTAGGCGGGAGGCCCCACCCCCCCGTAAGCAGCCGGCGGGAGGGGGGGCCAAAGATATTTCGGGGGGCGGCTACCTGACAGTCATCAGCGTGGAGGCGAAGGGGGTGGTCATACGCCTCGGGGTCGATCCCGTTCGCATCGGCAGAAGCCCGGAAAACGACATAGCGCTGAACTACGACGCCAAGGCCTCGAGGAGGCACGCTATGATCAAGGTGGATAACGGGAGATATGTTATAGAAGACCTCGGCTCCAAGAACGGAACGACGGTCAATGGAAAACCGGTCACCCGCATACCCCTCTCCCAGGGGGATAAAATCCAGATAGGAAGGACGACCTTCGTCTTCGGTCAATGA
- a CDS encoding Stp1/IreP family PP2C-type Ser/Thr phosphatase, with protein MGSKGDVTFASLTDVGLVRDHNEDYYGSFEPDNEMLLAAKGRLYVVCDGMGGHAAGEVASQIAVKTIGRIYFSERAPLNPAQALKLSVEAANGEIYDEARRNPDKEGMGTTVSALSIVGRSAIVANVGDSRTYLVRNGTIAQISQDHSWVMEQVRAGGLTPEQAENHPYSNVITRSLGSKPKVDVDIFGPIDIMPGDIFLLMSDGLSGLVKDRELLTYVSSHSPQEAARQMVELAKERGGHDNITVQVVMVNSVAGKRLRKAGVRVRIGKRSMAVAAGAATLFAAALVTAAILILPKITPPEEPVETGPPPVIKIDVINPKGMVFGDGKLHVLDMASIVTYDPANAEGKNEAELYINEIPIAEKIGKPLALTYTENPPGNKVLGVMGITEGEKKKDTVSFSTYNPSNGKWSEGVSIELPKVEAESPAAMTVLDGNIYFIFSSGLYWASIKGKNGIERKWKLENPTGAFAFPFYEKDSKFISPPGFIYVDGGRFYLLHAGAGMPREICSPDVEPFPEEIVDIYKIGEGGALFAASSKELFKIDLVNKTSLKIPAPVEEGEIVRIASGGDIVYLLVRGGDGEYKIVPVEKVLVERESEPLCKTSEGK; from the coding sequence ATGGGTTCAAAGGGCGACGTCACCTTCGCAAGCCTGACGGATGTCGGGCTTGTGAGGGATCACAATGAGGATTACTACGGCTCCTTCGAGCCGGACAACGAGATGCTCTTGGCCGCGAAGGGGAGGCTCTATGTGGTCTGCGACGGGATGGGGGGACACGCGGCGGGAGAGGTGGCAAGCCAGATAGCCGTGAAGACCATCGGCAGGATATATTTTTCCGAGAGAGCCCCTTTGAATCCCGCCCAGGCCCTAAAGCTGTCTGTCGAGGCGGCGAACGGGGAGATATATGACGAGGCGAGGAGAAATCCTGACAAGGAGGGGATGGGAACCACAGTGAGCGCCCTCTCCATTGTCGGCAGGAGCGCCATCGTCGCCAACGTGGGGGATTCGCGCACCTATCTCGTTAGAAACGGCACAATCGCCCAGATTTCGCAGGATCACTCCTGGGTAATGGAGCAGGTGAGGGCGGGGGGACTCACCCCCGAGCAGGCGGAGAACCATCCCTACAGCAACGTCATAACGAGGAGTCTGGGCTCGAAGCCGAAGGTGGATGTAGATATTTTCGGGCCGATAGACATAATGCCCGGCGATATCTTTCTCCTTATGAGTGACGGGCTTTCCGGGCTGGTAAAGGACAGGGAGCTCTTGACGTACGTCTCCTCCCACTCACCGCAGGAGGCGGCAAGGCAGATGGTTGAGCTCGCAAAGGAGCGGGGCGGTCACGACAATATCACCGTTCAGGTCGTCATGGTAAATAGCGTGGCCGGAAAGAGGCTGAGAAAGGCCGGTGTAAGGGTGAGGATCGGAAAGAGATCGATGGCCGTTGCTGCTGGTGCTGCAACGCTTTTTGCCGCTGCGCTTGTTACGGCCGCGATCTTGATATTGCCCAAAATCACACCGCCGGAAGAGCCAGTGGAGACGGGCCCGCCTCCCGTTATCAAGATCGATGTCATCAATCCAAAAGGGATGGTCTTCGGAGACGGCAAGCTCCATGTGCTTGATATGGCCTCCATTGTAACCTACGACCCGGCAAATGCGGAGGGCAAGAACGAGGCGGAGCTGTATATAAACGAGATTCCCATCGCGGAGAAGATCGGAAAGCCCCTAGCCCTTACCTACACCGAAAATCCCCCCGGAAATAAGGTTCTGGGGGTAATGGGCATTACCGAGGGGGAGAAAAAGAAGGATACGGTTTCCTTTTCCACCTACAATCCCTCCAACGGCAAGTGGTCCGAGGGGGTCTCCATCGAGCTTCCCAAGGTAGAAGCGGAATCCCCGGCCGCCATGACCGTCCTCGACGGCAACATCTACTTCATTTTCTCCAGTGGGCTTTACTGGGCATCGATAAAGGGGAAAAACGGGATCGAGAGGAAGTGGAAGCTCGAAAATCCGACCGGGGCGTTCGCCTTCCCGTTCTACGAGAAAGACTCTAAATTCATAAGTCCCCCCGGATTTATCTACGTGGACGGGGGGAGGTTTTACCTCCTTCACGCCGGGGCGGGAATGCCCAGGGAGATATGCAGTCCGGACGTGGAGCCGTTTCCAGAGGAAATCGTCGATATTTATAAGATCGGAGAGGGGGGCGCCCTCTTTGCTGCGTCAAGTAAGGAGTTGTTCAAAATCGACTTGGTCAACAAGACATCCTTAAAGATCCCTGCTCCGGTGGAAGAGGGGGAGATCGTGAGGATTGCGTCGGGAGGCGACATCGTCTATCTCCTTGTCAGGGGCGGCGACGGTGAATACAAGATAGTCCCCGTGGAGAAGGTCCTGGTGGAGAGGGAGTCTGAGCCCCTCTGCAAGACAAGTGAGGGGAAGTAG
- a CDS encoding VWA domain-containing protein, with protein MKNRVKTAFFLLSLFCFLTSAVTVKAEYSVKINQIDTSKFPEIKAYISVVDDSNKPVKGLFESNFTITEDGIPGPTNFTVESMLRSGEPIAVVLAIDTSGSMKGQAMEHAREAALKFVEGLGDNDLAAVVDFNDKEHIISEFTSDKESLKRAIEGLDVAGTKTALYDAIYKALEIGSRPGLPFRKVIIILSDGKDEGSVLTIDDGITRAKDSSIPVYTIGLGPNVDRKPLMRVSRLTGGEALFAPTSSDLVTLYDAISEQLKNQYILTYVTTALTGDGLQHTLGLSVSIGDSIFKDDRTFISPKVSPPTTAWNWTWFWIAVAGLVVLIIILIIVIVSQKRKSKGEGAEAGEYPPDSDVMDDSMTVTGLAAGGVEEGRRTMRGTGAAYPADKTVIMKAEEFLTAWIEITKGPDKGKSFNLKEERTKIGRTGANDISLSDDTISREHAVIDNEDGRYRLTDLASTNGTFVDGKKVSTRVIKDSDKIGFGDTEAIIRIVKSKG; from the coding sequence ATGAAAAACCGAGTAAAAACCGCGTTTTTTCTTTTATCTCTTTTTTGTTTTTTGACTTCAGCCGTGACCGTCAAGGCCGAGTACAGCGTGAAGATAAACCAGATCGACACATCGAAGTTCCCGGAGATAAAAGCCTACATCTCAGTTGTGGACGATAGTAATAAGCCGGTCAAGGGGCTTTTCGAAAGCAACTTCACGATTACCGAAGACGGGATTCCCGGGCCCACGAATTTCACAGTTGAATCGATGCTGCGTTCCGGAGAGCCCATCGCCGTTGTCCTTGCCATCGACACGAGCGGCAGCATGAAAGGTCAGGCGATGGAACACGCCCGGGAGGCGGCCCTGAAATTCGTGGAGGGGTTGGGGGATAACGACCTGGCCGCCGTGGTCGATTTTAATGACAAGGAGCATATAATCTCCGAGTTTACGTCGGACAAGGAGTCTCTCAAAAGGGCCATCGAGGGGCTCGACGTCGCCGGAACGAAGACCGCCCTCTACGATGCCATCTACAAGGCCCTGGAGATAGGATCGAGGCCGGGACTTCCCTTCAGGAAGGTGATTATTATCCTCTCCGACGGCAAGGACGAGGGGAGCGTCCTGACGATCGACGACGGCATAACAAGGGCCAAGGACTCCTCCATACCGGTCTATACGATCGGGTTGGGGCCGAATGTGGACAGGAAGCCTTTAATGAGGGTATCGCGTCTGACGGGGGGAGAGGCCCTCTTCGCGCCGACATCTTCCGATCTGGTCACACTTTACGATGCGATCTCGGAGCAGTTAAAGAACCAGTATATCCTCACCTACGTCACGACCGCCCTTACGGGCGACGGCCTCCAGCATACCCTGGGGCTTTCCGTTTCCATCGGCGACTCCATATTCAAGGACGACAGGACGTTTATATCGCCCAAGGTTTCACCTCCTACCACCGCCTGGAACTGGACTTGGTTTTGGATAGCCGTAGCCGGTCTGGTTGTCTTGATTATCATCCTGATTATCGTGATAGTCAGCCAGAAGAGAAAGTCGAAGGGGGAAGGTGCGGAGGCAGGGGAGTACCCGCCCGATTCGGATGTGATGGACGATTCGATGACCGTTACGGGTCTTGCCGCGGGCGGGGTCGAGGAAGGGAGACGGACGATGAGGGGGACGGGAGCCGCCTATCCCGCGGACAAAACCGTGATTATGAAGGCGGAGGAATTTCTCACCGCCTGGATCGAAATAACGAAGGGCCCGGACAAGGGAAAGAGCTTCAACCTCAAGGAAGAGAGGACCAAGATAGGCAGGACCGGCGCAAACGACATATCTCTCTCCGACGACACCATCTCCCGGGAGCACGCGGTGATCGACAACGAGGACGGAAGGTACAGGCTGACGGACCTTGCCTCCACGAACGGCACCTTCGTAGACGGGAAGAAGGTCTCCACGAGGGTTATAAAGGACAGTGACAAGATAGGCTTTGGAGATACGGAAGCAATCATCAGGATCGTCAAATCAAAGGGGTAA